One window from the genome of Pseudomonas sp. L5B5 encodes:
- the cyoA gene encoding ubiquinol oxidase subunit II, which produces MKRAIGYCLAYLASVFLLSGCNLVVFNPKGQIATDERDLIILATGLMLLVVVPVIVLMFVFAYRYRATNKKARYSPRWASSHKIEAVVWGVPLLIIIALGWVTWKTTHALDPYRPLDSDTPPINVQVVATDWKWLFIYPDLGIASVNELALPVHTPVSFTITSDAAMTSFFIPALGGQIYAMAGMQTKLHLIANETGEFKGIAANYNGPGFSDMHFTTLSLSPTDFQTWVNKVKGASTALDQTSYAHLAKPTIKHPVTYYSAVQERLFLDIVDKYEGMNKANKTRRAPLSGTEKRVDQHPSLLAEEQ; this is translated from the coding sequence ATGAAACGAGCGATTGGCTATTGCCTGGCATATCTCGCCAGCGTCTTCTTGTTAAGCGGCTGCAACTTAGTGGTGTTCAACCCCAAGGGGCAGATTGCAACCGATGAGCGCGACCTGATTATCCTCGCCACGGGCCTGATGCTGTTGGTTGTGGTGCCGGTGATCGTGCTGATGTTCGTATTCGCCTACCGCTACCGCGCCACCAATAAAAAGGCCCGTTACTCACCGCGCTGGGCCAGTTCCCACAAAATCGAAGCGGTAGTGTGGGGCGTGCCGCTGCTGATCATCATCGCCTTGGGCTGGGTGACGTGGAAAACCACCCACGCCCTCGACCCCTATCGCCCGCTCGACTCGGACACGCCACCGATCAACGTCCAGGTGGTGGCCACCGACTGGAAGTGGCTGTTCATCTACCCCGACCTGGGTATCGCCAGCGTCAACGAACTGGCCTTGCCGGTGCACACGCCGGTGAGTTTCACCATCACCTCCGACGCAGCCATGACGTCCTTCTTCATCCCGGCGCTGGGAGGGCAGATCTATGCGATGGCAGGCATGCAGACCAAGCTGCACCTGATCGCCAACGAAACCGGCGAGTTCAAGGGAATCGCCGCCAACTACAACGGCCCCGGTTTTTCCGACATGCATTTCACCACGCTGTCATTGAGCCCCACCGACTTCCAGACCTGGGTGAACAAGGTCAAGGGCGCCTCCACAGCCCTTGACCAAACGAGCTATGCGCACTTGGCCAAGCCCACCATCAAGCACCCCGTGACCTATTACTCGGCAGTGCAGGAGCGGCTGTTTCTGGACATCGTCGATAAATACGAAGGCATGAACAAGGCCAATAAAACCAGGCGAGCGCCATTGAGCGGTACTGAAAAGCGCGTCGATCAACACCCCAGTTTACTGGCCGAGGAGCAATAA